The following coding sequences are from one Roseburia hominis A2-183 window:
- a CDS encoding dihydroorotate dehydrogenase electron transfer subunit, translating into MHTTQQKFEETAIIIKQEEIADDIYSMWLHTEQIAAHAKAGQFVSVYCKEGSRLLPRPISICEIDRKDGALRLVYRVAGKGTEEFSSMHTGMQLKVIGPLGNGFPKQEKKAFLIGGGIGIPPMLELAKELNCEKQIVLGYRDELFLLDEFRKQGEVYIATEDGSVGTEGNVLDAIRENGLTADVIYACGPLPMLRALKEYAAKEGIECWISMEERMACGIGACLACVCKSTEKDAHSNVKNKRVCKEGPVFRAEEVDF; encoded by the coding sequence ATGCATACAACACAACAGAAATTTGAAGAGACGGCAATCATAATCAAACAGGAAGAGATTGCGGACGATATTTACAGCATGTGGCTGCACACCGAGCAGATCGCGGCGCATGCAAAGGCAGGGCAGTTTGTATCGGTCTACTGTAAGGAAGGCAGCAGGCTGCTCCCGAGACCGATCAGTATCTGTGAGATCGACAGAAAGGACGGCGCGCTCCGTCTGGTATACCGCGTGGCGGGAAAGGGAACCGAAGAGTTTTCTTCCATGCACACCGGTATGCAGCTTAAGGTGATAGGACCACTCGGCAACGGCTTCCCGAAGCAGGAGAAAAAGGCGTTTTTAATCGGCGGCGGCATTGGGATTCCGCCGATGTTAGAGCTCGCAAAAGAGTTAAACTGCGAGAAACAGATTGTGCTTGGATACCGGGATGAGCTGTTTCTGCTGGATGAGTTCCGCAAACAGGGAGAGGTCTATATCGCAACGGAGGACGGCAGTGTGGGAACGGAGGGCAATGTGCTCGACGCCATCCGCGAGAACGGGCTGACCGCGGATGTGATCTACGCCTGCGGACCGCTTCCGATGCTCCGCGCCTTAAAGGAGTATGCCGCAAAGGAAGGCATCGAATGTTGGATCTCCATGGAGGAGCGCATGGCGTGCGGCATCGGCGCCTGCCTTGCCTGCGTCTGCAAGTCCACAGAGAAGGATGCGCATTCCAATGTGAAGAACAAGAGAGTCTGTAAGGAAGGACCGGTATTTCGGGCAGAGGAGGTGGATTTCTGA